The Desulfomicrobium orale DSM 12838 genome includes a window with the following:
- a CDS encoding undecaprenyl-diphosphate phosphatase: MTSFLNAILLGIVEGLTEFLPVSSTGHLIIAGHLLDFTGPKAETFEIFIQLGAILAVVVLYWPTFLGLIRPSDRRFSGLYGLWLLFLTSLPAALLGFVAHSFIKERLFSPMAVALALAAGAAAIIVVERLPARNACRSLDTLTPALALGVGCFQCLALWPGFSRSASTIMGGMILGVERRTAAEYSFVAAVPLMFAATSYDMLKSWHLFTPQDLPVLATGFAVSFASAWLAVKTFIALLGRLTLRPFAWYRLVVAAMVVWVFWP; encoded by the coding sequence ATGACATCATTCCTGAACGCCATCCTGCTGGGCATTGTGGAGGGGTTGACCGAATTTCTGCCTGTTTCCTCCACCGGACACCTGATCATCGCCGGGCACCTGCTCGACTTTACCGGCCCCAAGGCCGAGACCTTTGAAATTTTTATCCAGCTCGGGGCCATTCTGGCCGTGGTCGTGCTCTACTGGCCGACCTTTCTGGGGCTGATCCGGCCGTCCGACCGCAGATTCAGCGGCCTGTACGGCCTTTGGCTGCTGTTTCTGACTTCTCTGCCCGCAGCGCTTCTGGGCTTCGTAGCCCATTCCTTCATCAAGGAGCGGCTGTTCAGCCCCATGGCCGTGGCCCTGGCTCTGGCCGCAGGCGCTGCGGCCATTATCGTGGTGGAGCGTCTGCCCGCCCGCAATGCCTGCCGCAGTCTGGATACGCTCACCCCCGCTCTGGCCTTGGGTGTGGGCTGCTTTCAGTGCCTGGCTTTGTGGCCCGGATTTTCCCGGTCCGCATCCACCATCATGGGCGGCATGATTTTGGGCGTGGAGCGCCGCACCGCCGCCGAATACTCCTTTGTGGCGGCCGTGCCCCTCATGTTCGCGGCCACTTCCTACGACATGCTGAAAAGCTGGCACCTGTTCACCCCGCAGGACCTGCCGGTGCTGGCCACGGGTTTTGCCGTTTCTTTCGCGTCGGCCTGGCTGGCCGTAAAAACCTTCATCGCCCTTCTGGGCCGCCTGACCCTGCGGCCTTTCGCCTGGTACCGTCTGGTCGTTGCGGCCATGGTGGTGTGGGTGTTCTGGCCATGA
- a CDS encoding class IV adenylate cyclase — protein sequence MNGVEHEVKYRLADHARVEELLRRKAAPRGGWHFESNILYDCGGVLCDSRRVLRLRRTEDAVTLTYKEPASGPSGMKNRRERECRVAPAEEMDGILLGLGYRPCLEYEKFRAVWSMDSALVFLDILPVGYFLEIEGAPSSVSEAVSALELVRMSPERETYPSLARVWIEENGGGRCMFPAAQRAALGRTLGCRIFTQGESHAD from the coding sequence ATGAACGGCGTTGAGCACGAGGTCAAATACCGCCTGGCGGACCATGCCCGCGTCGAGGAACTGCTGCGCCGGAAGGCCGCACCGCGCGGCGGGTGGCATTTCGAGTCCAACATTCTGTACGACTGCGGCGGCGTTCTGTGCGATTCCCGGCGCGTTCTGCGTCTTCGCCGCACGGAAGACGCCGTTACTCTGACCTACAAGGAGCCCGCAAGCGGCCCCTCCGGCATGAAAAACCGGCGGGAACGGGAGTGCCGCGTGGCTCCGGCGGAAGAGATGGACGGAATTCTGCTTGGTCTGGGGTACAGACCGTGCCTGGAGTACGAAAAGTTCAGGGCGGTCTGGAGCATGGATTCCGCCCTGGTTTTTCTGGATATTCTTCCCGTTGGATATTTCCTTGAGATTGAAGGGGCGCCTTCTTCCGTGAGTGAGGCCGTCAGCGCCCTGGAACTCGTCCGGATGTCTCCGGAGCGCGAAACCTACCCGTCTCTGGCTCGCGTCTGGATCGAGGAAAACGGCGGCGGCCGATGTATGTTTCCTGCCGCGCAACGGGCCGCCCTGGGGCGGACCCTCGGCTGCCGAATTTTCACTCAAGGAGAATCCCATGCTGACTGA
- a CDS encoding aminopeptidase, which translates to MLTETHLEKYARVLFWGMQKARVTPFSPGDVVLVRTDIAALPLAEKVQALLLEKRLYPVVRINHPSFLEKGYYSGADDTLLSRNPPGEEELYAWTSGLISLLAPDSVTHLSGVNPAKIAVATRARKQLHDILDRRESKRLFGWTLCLMPTPALACSAGMTEDQYAGQIIRSAYLDEEDPVARWEDFFQRAETAKAWLNRMAVDHYRVRSASTDLKIYPGAQRRWIGVSGHNIPSFELFTSPDCRRTEGVFHADQPCYRNGNRVQGVTLRFWKGRAELVSAEEGGEFVRAQLSMDAGACQLGEFSLTDKRFSRIDAFMAHTLFDENYGGEHGNCHVAVGSSYADTYAGSPEELTAERKKELGFNDSALHWDLVNTEPKTVTAMLQGGGSTVIYEDGMFRVPDEV; encoded by the coding sequence ATGCTGACTGAAACTCATCTGGAAAAGTACGCCCGCGTTCTGTTCTGGGGTATGCAGAAGGCCCGCGTCACGCCTTTTTCTCCGGGGGACGTGGTGCTGGTGCGCACGGATATTGCGGCCCTGCCCCTGGCCGAGAAGGTCCAGGCCCTGCTCCTGGAGAAAAGGCTTTATCCGGTGGTGCGCATCAACCATCCCAGCTTTCTGGAGAAAGGATATTATTCAGGGGCCGACGATACGCTGCTGTCCAGGAATCCTCCGGGAGAAGAGGAGTTATACGCGTGGACGAGCGGGCTCATCTCCCTGCTGGCTCCGGATTCCGTCACTCATCTGAGCGGCGTGAATCCGGCGAAAATCGCGGTGGCCACCCGCGCCAGAAAGCAGCTCCACGACATCCTTGACCGGCGCGAGTCCAAGCGGCTTTTCGGATGGACCCTGTGCCTGATGCCCACTCCTGCCTTGGCCTGCAGCGCGGGCATGACGGAAGACCAGTATGCCGGGCAGATCATCCGGTCCGCCTATCTGGACGAAGAAGATCCCGTGGCCAGATGGGAGGATTTTTTTCAGCGGGCCGAAACGGCCAAGGCCTGGCTGAACCGGATGGCCGTGGATCATTACCGGGTGCGGTCCGCGTCCACGGATCTCAAGATATATCCGGGCGCCCAGCGACGCTGGATCGGGGTTTCCGGGCACAACATCCCGAGCTTTGAACTTTTCACCTCGCCGGACTGCCGCAGGACCGAGGGTGTGTTCCATGCCGATCAGCCGTGCTACCGCAACGGCAACCGGGTGCAGGGGGTGACTCTTCGCTTCTGGAAGGGCCGGGCGGAGCTCGTCTCGGCGGAAGAGGGCGGGGAATTTGTGCGCGCCCAGTTGAGCATGGACGCCGGAGCCTGCCAGTTGGGCGAGTTCTCTCTGACCGATAAACGCTTCTCGCGCATCGATGCCTTCATGGCCCATACACTTTTTGATGAGAACTACGGCGGAGAGCATGGCAACTGCCATGTGGCCGTGGGATCGTCCTACGCGGACACCTACGCGGGCAGTCCGGAAGAATTGACCGCCGAAAGGAAAAAGGAGCTGGGCTTCAATGATTCGGCCCTGCACTGGGATCTGGTCAACACGGAACCCAAGACCGTGACGGCGATGCTGCAGGGCGGCGGGAGTACCGTCATCTATGAGGACGGCATGTTCCGCGTCCCGGATGAAGTATAA
- a CDS encoding Hpt domain-containing protein translates to MKNSRILGMLGISLEPDTAETPLLTVAGTLERLSGDTELLADLFHLFARSAEKNVGEIGMFLAHKDLTQAARAAHALKGSASTVGAVPLQQAAMALEQAIRNRETDRLALLHAELKDVCEQTLAAIREYQAGLSMDSG, encoded by the coding sequence ATGAAAAATTCCCGTATTCTCGGCATGCTCGGCATCTCCCTGGAACCTGACACGGCGGAAACGCCGCTGCTGACCGTTGCGGGAACTCTCGAGCGCCTGTCGGGAGACACGGAGCTTCTGGCGGATCTTTTTCATCTGTTCGCTAGGAGCGCTGAAAAAAATGTCGGGGAAATCGGCATGTTCCTGGCCCACAAGGATCTCACCCAGGCCGCTCGCGCGGCCCACGCCCTGAAAGGCTCCGCAAGCACGGTGGGAGCCGTCCCCCTGCAGCAGGCCGCCATGGCGCTGGAACAGGCCATCCGGAATCGGGAGACGGATCGTCTCGCCCTTCTGCACGCTGAGCTTAAGGATGTCTGTGAGCAGACTCTTGCGGCCATCCGCGAGTATCAGGCCGGTCTGTCGATGGACAGCGGCTGA
- a CDS encoding metal-dependent transcriptional regulator, whose protein sequence is MSSNLEDYLETIFSLEAQHSEARAKDIADAMGVQRASVTNALQKLSLRGLINYQPYNAVTLTPEGFRTASRIVHRHKVLFDFLHTFLRIRPEIAEDTACKLEHHIDDESLETLTRFARFIMTCPRTGKDWLEAFTRTCNEGDICSDCEGCIRSCLERLDSKCG, encoded by the coding sequence ATGTCCTCCAATCTCGAAGATTATCTCGAGACCATCTTTTCCCTGGAAGCGCAGCATTCAGAGGCCCGGGCCAAAGACATCGCCGACGCCATGGGCGTGCAGCGGGCCTCGGTGACCAACGCACTCCAGAAGCTCTCCCTGCGCGGCCTCATCAACTACCAGCCTTACAATGCAGTGACGCTTACGCCCGAGGGTTTCCGCACAGCCTCTCGTATTGTGCACCGGCACAAGGTGCTGTTCGACTTTCTGCACACATTTCTCCGGATTCGTCCCGAAATAGCCGAGGATACCGCTTGCAAACTGGAGCACCACATCGACGACGAAAGCCTGGAGACCCTGACCCGCTTCGCCCGCTTCATCATGACCTGCCCCAGAACCGGCAAGGACTGGCTGGAAGCCTTCACCCGCACCTGCAACGAAGGGGACATCTGTTCCGACTGTGAAGGCTGTATCCGCTCCTGCCTGGAGCGCCTGGACAGCAAGTGCGGCTGA
- a CDS encoding MBL fold metallo-hydrolase, with product MPPRYIVHEIHTGMFPVCSVLIHGQRHQLLWDTLSHPRHLSAIRPALHKSCLVAYSHADWDHVQGTAALDCAVVVGHRECARRFECEAPRTLRDLQAREPGMWDGVHLVPPTVIFDGQLDLDLGGCTVHLRHLPGHTPDSIVAFIPELALLLAGDAAELPCPDVPENCHLDGWIHGLEYWESHDGVRYVIPSHGPVGGREILSQTAAYLRALRDGAPLDLPRDASEFYMRTHAENLRHCGLAPGSRP from the coding sequence ATGCCGCCCCGCTACATCGTGCACGAAATCCATACGGGGATGTTTCCGGTGTGCAGCGTTCTCATCCATGGGCAGCGGCACCAACTGCTTTGGGACACGCTCAGCCATCCCCGGCACTTGTCCGCCATTCGGCCCGCTCTTCATAAATCCTGTCTGGTGGCCTACAGCCATGCGGACTGGGATCATGTACAGGGAACGGCCGCTCTGGACTGTGCCGTGGTTGTCGGGCACCGGGAATGTGCCCGGCGTTTTGAGTGCGAGGCGCCCCGGACCCTGCGCGACCTCCAGGCCCGGGAACCCGGCATGTGGGACGGCGTGCACCTTGTTCCGCCGACGGTCATATTCGACGGGCAGCTGGACCTCGACCTTGGCGGGTGTACCGTGCATCTGCGGCATCTGCCCGGTCATACGCCGGATTCCATCGTGGCTTTCATTCCGGAATTGGCACTGCTGCTGGCTGGAGACGCGGCGGAACTCCCCTGCCCGGACGTTCCGGAGAACTGCCATCTGGATGGCTGGATTCACGGTCTGGAATACTGGGAGAGCCATGACGGAGTACGTTATGTCATTCCCTCTCATGGTCCTGTCGGCGGCAGGGAAATCCTGAGCCAGACGGCGGCTTATCTGAGGGCCCTGCGTGACGGAGCTCCTCTGGACCTGCCTCGCGATGCCAGCGAATTTTACATGCGTACTCATGCGGAAAATCTGCGCCATTGCGGTCTGGCTCCGGGTAGCAGGCCATAG
- a CDS encoding DsrE family protein, which yields MKAVFHIDLNDENIFRLALTNAENLLKARPETQTHLLVNGPAVKFLCPANGSDALGRAEKLLRQGVSIHVCENALRAFDISKEELLPGCATVPAGVVALIELQQQGCAYIKP from the coding sequence ATGAAAGCCGTGTTTCACATTGATTTAAACGACGAGAATATTTTCCGTCTGGCTCTGACCAACGCGGAAAATCTGCTCAAAGCCCGGCCCGAAACCCAGACGCACCTGCTGGTGAATGGTCCGGCCGTGAAATTCCTTTGTCCGGCCAATGGTAGTGATGCCTTGGGCCGTGCCGAAAAACTGCTGCGACAGGGGGTGAGCATCCATGTCTGCGAAAACGCGCTGCGCGCTTTCGACATATCCAAGGAGGAACTCCTGCCCGGCTGCGCCACGGTTCCGGCAGGGGTCGTGGCGCTGATTGAATTACAGCAGCAGGGCTGCGCATACATAAAACCTTGA
- a CDS encoding IS4 family transposase — protein sequence MCGKRNHHNILPHKEILDLSHHNTLFSQTLSLIPRHVFQKLERRHKTGRSSRQFGFKEQFTVMAFIQLAARRSMRDGLRCLEAAGNRLYHWGLKNVARSTFADANNSRPVGFFKDLFAEMYGLCAAKAPKHKFRFKSKLFSLDATTIKLCLSLFPWASFRQAKGGVKVHTLLDHDGHIPAFATVTDAKIHESRIAQAMELPKGSIVVFDKGFTSYPWFRLLGAKGVFFVTRLKRNAVFKLLERRLVNRKTGVTSDHIIEVSSRGKSLRLRRIGYRDQETGKHYEFLTNHFRLSAKTIADIYKDRWQIELFFKEIKQNLRIKTFVGNSENAVLIQIYTALTVYLLLAYQKFLSRLGLSVQQLFQLIQLNLLGEASLDELLNPRRRKFDNSYNFKLLDYIA from the coding sequence ATGTGTGGTAAAAGAAATCACCACAACATCTTGCCACACAAGGAGATTCTGGACTTGAGTCACCATAATACACTATTCTCCCAGACGCTATCTCTGATTCCCAGACATGTTTTTCAGAAACTCGAAAGACGGCACAAAACCGGGCGCTCGTCGCGTCAATTCGGTTTCAAGGAGCAGTTCACGGTCATGGCCTTCATCCAGCTTGCCGCAAGACGTTCCATGCGCGATGGCCTGCGCTGCCTTGAGGCTGCGGGAAACCGCCTGTATCACTGGGGACTGAAAAACGTGGCCCGCTCGACCTTTGCTGACGCGAACAATTCTCGCCCCGTAGGCTTTTTCAAGGATCTGTTCGCCGAGATGTACGGCCTGTGCGCCGCAAAAGCCCCGAAGCACAAATTCCGTTTCAAATCCAAATTGTTCAGTCTGGACGCCACCACCATAAAGCTTTGCCTGTCGCTTTTTCCCTGGGCCTCGTTTCGGCAGGCCAAGGGCGGCGTCAAAGTACATACCTTGCTGGATCACGATGGCCATATCCCGGCTTTCGCAACCGTCACCGACGCCAAAATCCATGAAAGCCGCATAGCTCAGGCTATGGAGTTGCCCAAAGGCTCCATCGTGGTCTTTGACAAGGGCTTCACCAGCTATCCCTGGTTTCGGCTCCTCGGGGCAAAGGGCGTCTTTTTTGTGACCCGGCTCAAGCGCAACGCCGTTTTCAAACTCCTGGAGCGCCGCCTCGTGAATCGCAAGACCGGCGTTACTTCCGATCACATCATTGAAGTCTCCAGCCGGGGAAAATCCTTACGCTTGCGCCGTATCGGCTATCGTGACCAGGAAACCGGGAAACACTACGAATTTTTGACCAACCATTTCCGGCTTTCGGCGAAAACCATCGCCGACATCTATAAAGACCGCTGGCAAATCGAGCTCTTCTTCAAGGAAATCAAACAAAATTTGCGCATAAAGACCTTCGTCGGCAACTCGGAAAACGCTGTCCTGATCCAGATTTACACGGCCCTGACGGTTTACCTGCTCCTCGCGTACCAGAAATTCCTCAGCCGTCTCGGACTCTCCGTACAGCAACTCTTCCAGCTCATTCAACTCAACCTGCTCGGCGAGGCATCCTTGGATGAACTCCTGAATCCCAGACGACGAAAATTCGATAATTCATATAACTTCAAACTGTTAGATTACATCGCTTAG
- a CDS encoding winged helix-turn-helix transcriptional regulator — MMKKLNFFLKNGNLRGRVLSDSCPSRRILRHLTSRWGILVLVTLYTGTKRFGELRREIEGISERMLTQTLQNLEQDGMVYRHDFDSMPPHVEYSLTNFGKQAAEHLNTLVDWLEENMEEILAESRQHART, encoded by the coding sequence ATGATGAAAAAACTAAATTTTTTTCTGAAAAACGGGAACCTTCGGGGGCGGGTACTGTCAGACAGCTGCCCCTCCCGCCGAATATTGCGGCATTTGACCAGTCGTTGGGGGATCCTGGTGCTGGTGACCCTCTACACAGGAACAAAACGATTCGGGGAATTACGGCGTGAAATAGAAGGTATCAGCGAACGCATGCTCACGCAGACACTACAAAATCTGGAGCAGGATGGCATGGTGTACCGTCATGATTTTGATAGCATGCCACCGCATGTGGAATACTCGCTGACAAATTTCGGCAAACAGGCCGCGGAACATCTTAACACCCTGGTAGACTGGCTGGAAGAAAATATGGAGGAAATTCTGGCGGAAAGCAGACAGCATGCTCGAACTTGA
- a CDS encoding ABC transporter ATP-binding protein, whose protein sequence is MSLHLEGIEHRIGGKTVLRGVGFEVSAGEVLCLLGPSGCGKTTLLRLVAGLEEVQAGCIRIDGRIVASGTEHLPPERRGIGFVFQDLALFPHLTVMENVMFGLADQRDQVARREKAVAALRRVDLEARARVFPHELSGGQQQRVALARALAPGPRIMLLDEPFSSLDARLRGQVRDQTVRVLKDSGVATVMVTHDPEEAMFMGDRIVLLREGLVVQTGTPRELYTRPATAFAAAFFSEMNTLRGTVRDGGVRTVLGRVDLPGLPDGTGVSLMFRPDAVRISAGKAAASSHAVRARVAGCHLLPGSMLLYLQVPDEGDGEKILRIQARVPGFADVSDGMDVHVEVPRGFMLVFSDETGARIEARA, encoded by the coding sequence ATGTCTCTGCATCTTGAGGGCATAGAGCACCGCATCGGGGGAAAGACGGTGCTGCGCGGCGTCGGCTTCGAAGTCAGCGCGGGCGAGGTGCTTTGTCTGCTGGGGCCCTCCGGCTGCGGCAAGACGACCCTGCTGCGTCTTGTGGCCGGGCTGGAAGAGGTTCAGGCGGGATGCATCCGCATCGACGGCCGGATCGTGGCCAGCGGTACGGAGCATCTTCCTCCGGAGCGGCGGGGCATCGGTTTTGTTTTTCAGGATCTGGCCCTGTTTCCGCATCTGACCGTGATGGAAAACGTCATGTTCGGCCTTGCGGACCAGAGGGATCAGGTCGCGCGGCGGGAGAAGGCCGTCGCGGCCCTGAGGCGGGTGGACCTGGAGGCGCGGGCCCGGGTTTTCCCGCACGAGCTTTCAGGGGGCCAGCAGCAGCGTGTGGCTCTGGCCAGGGCTCTGGCTCCGGGGCCGCGGATCATGCTTCTGGACGAACCGTTTTCGAGCCTCGACGCCAGACTGCGGGGGCAGGTCCGGGACCAGACGGTGCGGGTACTCAAGGACAGCGGCGTGGCCACGGTCATGGTCACCCACGACCCCGAGGAGGCCATGTTCATGGGCGACCGCATTGTCCTTTTGCGCGAAGGGCTTGTCGTGCAGACGGGCACGCCCCGGGAACTCTACACGCGGCCGGCCACGGCCTTTGCGGCGGCTTTTTTCAGCGAGATGAACACGCTTCGGGGCACCGTCCGGGACGGAGGCGTCCGGACTGTGCTGGGGCGGGTCGATCTCCCCGGCCTGCCGGACGGGACTGGAGTATCCCTCATGTTCCGCCCGGACGCAGTGCGGATTTCAGCGGGCAAGGCCGCCGCTTCTTCCCATGCCGTGCGGGCCAGGGTCGCGGGATGCCATCTGCTGCCCGGCTCCATGCTGCTCTATCTTCAGGTGCCGGATGAAGGGGATGGCGAGAAGATCTTGCGCATCCAGGCCAGGGTTCCCGGCTTTGCCGATGTTTCCGACGGCATGGACGTGCATGTGGAGGTGCCGCGCGGGTTTATGCTCGTTTTTTCGGATGAAACCGGAGCCCGCATCGAAGCACGGGCATGA
- a CDS encoding ABC transporter permease, translating into MKSWKAAVLGIAVLAAAPVATIAAFLFTPSLDVWRHLASTVLPRYVLNSLTLMCGVGAGSLILGVGTAWLVCMNSFPLRRFFEWALIVPLAIPSYVIAFTYTGLLEYNGPAQVFLRGLFGWSTAADYWFPSIRSLPGAAVMMTLVFYPYVYLLSRAAFLEQSVCVLDAGRTLGLGAWRAFWRVALPLARPAVAGGLALVLMETLGDFGLASFFAVDTFVTGIYRTWLGQGRPAVAAQLGAVLMLFILALLVLERTSRRGRVSHTTGYYRQLPRYRLTGIKSCLAVCACSVPVLLGFLLPVGAMILWTWETLDFVDKRYLGMAMNSLALGGIGSVLAVGVAVVLAYGKRLVPGRLTAAAVQAASLGYAVPGAVIALGIMLPLTAADNFLATLIRKYFDVNAGLLLTGTWAALVFAYVVRFLAVAVNTVDASLQKVTPSMDGAARTLGLSPGRTLFRVHGPIMKGSLLTAGVLVFVDIMKELPATLMMRPFGLNTLALRSFELASDGLLRESASSSLAIVLAGIGPVILASTAIAGSRPGQRGGAPEENHVSAS; encoded by the coding sequence GTGAAATCCTGGAAAGCCGCCGTACTGGGGATTGCCGTTCTCGCGGCCGCTCCCGTCGCGACCATCGCGGCCTTTCTCTTCACGCCTTCCCTGGATGTCTGGCGGCACTTGGCCTCCACGGTGCTGCCACGCTATGTCCTCAATTCCCTGACCCTCATGTGCGGGGTCGGGGCGGGTTCTCTCATTCTGGGCGTCGGCACGGCCTGGCTGGTCTGCATGAACAGTTTCCCCCTGCGCCGTTTTTTCGAGTGGGCCCTGATCGTTCCTCTGGCCATACCGTCTTACGTCATCGCCTTCACCTACACCGGCCTGCTGGAATACAACGGGCCGGCGCAGGTTTTTCTGCGGGGCCTTTTCGGCTGGAGCACCGCCGCCGACTACTGGTTCCCGTCGATACGCTCCCTGCCGGGGGCGGCCGTCATGATGACCCTGGTTTTTTACCCCTATGTCTATCTGCTGTCCCGGGCCGCTTTTCTGGAGCAATCCGTCTGCGTGCTTGACGCCGGCCGCACTCTCGGCCTGGGCGCGTGGCGCGCGTTCTGGCGCGTGGCCCTGCCTCTGGCCCGTCCGGCCGTGGCCGGAGGATTGGCCCTCGTGCTCATGGAGACGCTGGGGGACTTCGGCCTGGCCAGCTTCTTCGCCGTGGACACCTTTGTCACCGGAATTTACCGCACCTGGCTGGGGCAGGGCAGACCGGCCGTGGCCGCGCAGCTCGGAGCCGTACTCATGCTGTTCATTCTCGCGCTGCTCGTGCTGGAGCGCACTTCCCGGCGCGGCCGCGTCAGCCATACCACGGGGTATTACCGCCAGCTTCCCCGCTATCGGCTGACCGGGATCAAGTCCTGCCTTGCCGTATGCGCCTGCTCCGTGCCGGTGCTGCTGGGGTTTCTGCTCCCGGTGGGGGCCATGATCCTGTGGACCTGGGAGACTCTGGATTTCGTGGACAAGCGCTATCTGGGCATGGCCATGAACAGTCTGGCCCTAGGCGGCATCGGCTCGGTGCTGGCCGTGGGCGTGGCGGTGGTGCTGGCCTACGGAAAACGTCTGGTTCCCGGCAGGCTAACCGCCGCGGCCGTGCAGGCGGCATCCCTCGGATATGCCGTGCCCGGCGCGGTCATCGCCCTCGGCATCATGCTGCCTCTGACCGCCGCGGACAATTTTCTGGCCACCCTGATCCGGAAATATTTCGATGTGAACGCGGGTCTGCTGCTGACAGGCACCTGGGCGGCTCTTGTTTTCGCCTATGTGGTCCGGTTTCTGGCCGTGGCCGTCAACACGGTGGACGCCAGCCTGCAGAAAGTGACGCCCAGCATGGACGGCGCGGCGCGGACCCTCGGCCTGTCTCCGGGAAGGACGCTTTTCCGGGTACACGGTCCGATCATGAAAGGCAGCCTGCTCACGGCCGGGGTGCTGGTGTTTGTGGACATCATGAAGGAACTTCCCGCAACCCTGATGATGCGTCCTTTCGGCCTGAACACCCTGGCTCTGCGCTCTTTCGAGCTGGCCTCGGACGGCCTGCTCAGGGAATCGGCCAGCTCATCCCTGGCCATCGTGCTGGCGGGTATCGGCCCGGTCATTCTGGCCAGCACCGCCATCGCCGGGTCCAGGCCGGGCCAGCGCGGCGGCGCACCGGAGGAGAATCATGTCTCTGCATCTTGA
- a CDS encoding MATE family efflux transporter: protein MPHKYMKLGRHFRALLLLAGPILLSQYAYLASGMADTIMSGSLGTVYQAGVAVGSAIWVPVQMFITGTLYGVMIVVSQHHGGDRHDELAATGRQGLWLALMLGVAGMGLLLLVPPNLTLFGVTPDVAEQAAVYLNYLVWGLPFSSLAIGMRFYCDGQKNVLPATVISIITVLVNIVLNYGLMFGNLGMPSMGVAGTGLATGISMALSALLFAAYVSITPNYHHRRLLSSWARPVRKNIGALAAVGLPIGIALISEFLVLSAIALCISTGGAVPIAAHQISFNFMMVLFAIPTSIAMATSILVANERGKGNRKGEQEAVFTSVAAGCGVGLALTITMWLCAEAMAGVYSGDGAVISLATSILMVAALFQLVDAVQICLNGALRGIEDTVIPFLITSGTYWLLAFPLGYALSGMPLPFGLRRFIPNYGVVGWWFALVIGITLVALLLGRRVVRLFFSNRGG from the coding sequence ATGCCTCATAAGTATATGAAACTTGGCCGCCATTTCCGCGCGCTGCTCCTGCTGGCGGGTCCTATTCTCTTATCCCAGTACGCATATCTCGCTTCGGGCATGGCCGATACAATCATGTCCGGAAGCCTAGGCACCGTGTATCAGGCCGGCGTGGCCGTGGGATCCGCCATATGGGTTCCTGTGCAGATGTTCATCACAGGCACGCTTTACGGCGTCATGATCGTAGTTTCGCAGCACCATGGCGGCGACCGGCACGATGAACTGGCCGCCACGGGACGTCAGGGGCTCTGGCTCGCCCTGATGCTCGGAGTGGCCGGGATGGGGCTACTGCTACTGGTTCCGCCCAATCTGACGCTTTTTGGCGTCACGCCAGATGTAGCCGAACAGGCCGCAGTTTATCTGAACTATCTCGTATGGGGTCTGCCCTTTTCCAGCCTCGCCATTGGCATGCGCTTTTACTGCGACGGGCAAAAAAATGTGCTGCCCGCCACGGTTATTTCCATCATTACCGTTCTGGTCAATATCGTACTCAACTACGGCCTGATGTTCGGCAACCTGGGCATGCCCAGCATGGGCGTTGCCGGCACCGGCCTTGCCACGGGCATCAGCATGGCGCTCTCAGCACTGCTCTTCGCCGCCTATGTGAGCATCACCCCGAATTATCACCATCGACGCCTGCTGTCATCGTGGGCACGCCCCGTCCGGAAAAATATTGGCGCATTGGCGGCCGTGGGGTTGCCCATAGGCATCGCCCTTATTTCTGAATTTCTTGTCCTGTCAGCCATTGCGCTGTGCATCAGCACCGGAGGGGCCGTCCCCATCGCCGCCCATCAGATTTCCTTTAACTTCATGATGGTTCTGTTCGCCATTCCTACCAGCATTGCCATGGCGACTAGTATTCTGGTCGCCAACGAACGGGGAAAGGGCAACCGCAAGGGTGAACAGGAGGCCGTCTTTACTTCCGTGGCCGCCGGATGCGGCGTCGGGCTGGCGTTGACCATAACAATGTGGCTCTGTGCGGAAGCTATGGCGGGGGTGTACTCCGGTGATGGCGCCGTTATCAGCCTAGCCACGAGCATCCTGATGGTCGCGGCGCTGTTCCAACTGGTCGACGCGGTGCAGATATGCCTCAATGGAGCGTTGCGAGGTATTGAGGACACGGTGATTCCTTTTCTTATCACCAGCGGCACCTATTGGCTGCTAGCCTTTCCTCTGGGCTACGCCCTTTCTGGCATGCCCCTGCCTTTCGGCTTGCGTCGGTTCATTCCTAACTATGGGGTTGTCGGCTGGTGGTTTGCGCTGGTGATCGGCATCACGCTGGTAGCCCTGCTACTGGGACGCAGGGTTGTCAGGCTATTTTTTAGCAACAGGGGGGGCTGA